Proteins from one Deltaproteobacteria bacterium genomic window:
- a CDS encoding sulfatase-like hydrolase/transferase, with product MPQRILRASVLLGLFLATAACPKSEPTSRSPGPSAPAPAASRAPDVLLITLDTARADHFSTDATSSEARLASTPVFATLAREGALFTNAQAPVPLTLPSHATILTGRLPEHHRLRVNGAYQWDDALPTLAERLKAAGYTTGAFLAAAVLDARFGLDDGFDHYDDEVGDHAQAGVWGNAQRPGTAVIAAAARWLEAQPEERPTFAWVHLFDAHHPYACPKAPGISRATTDYGRCIEWIDHLVGRLLEGYRRLGRYQRAVIALTSDHGESLGEHGERTHGIFLYQATQHVPLILRLPGTAGGLRIDAPIQLADLAPTLLAALELPRLEGADGIDLGPALRGEGLPERILLMESYAPRLQYGWHPLVAARSGTSKLVRGAVEELYDLEADPAERKGLEVKGSEVAEKLRAHLELEHRPPSSEESLAPDSATQEELGALGYVWHDPGPASETAPLADPRDRIGTLNRLSDGDSAAARGNWAGALSIYEEILAAEPRNAIAARSRAAALRALGRLPEAARALREAITLSPPDASLHHNLGQLLVQLRQLEDAEAAFGRAVELDPGHHAARGNRWNILFSTGRRAAAITEAEAALAADPKDGEARLFLILAREGDKGLPATAAALERARIEHPEDPDLREGLVKIYRRLGREADARALEASAP from the coding sequence ATGCCTCAAAGGATTCTGCGCGCCTCGGTCCTTCTCGGACTCTTCCTCGCCACGGCCGCCTGCCCGAAGAGCGAGCCGACCTCCAGGAGCCCCGGACCCTCGGCTCCGGCGCCCGCTGCATCGCGCGCGCCGGATGTCCTCCTCATCACCCTGGACACTGCCCGGGCCGACCACTTCTCGACCGACGCCACCTCGTCCGAGGCCCGCCTGGCCTCGACCCCGGTCTTCGCAACCCTGGCCCGAGAGGGTGCGCTCTTCACCAACGCCCAGGCGCCGGTCCCCCTGACCCTCCCCTCCCACGCGACGATCCTCACGGGACGCCTGCCCGAGCACCACCGCCTTCGGGTCAATGGAGCCTACCAGTGGGACGATGCCCTCCCCACCCTGGCCGAGCGCCTGAAGGCGGCGGGTTACACCACCGGAGCCTTCCTCGCTGCGGCGGTCCTCGACGCCCGCTTCGGCCTGGACGATGGCTTCGATCACTACGACGACGAGGTCGGCGACCACGCCCAGGCCGGCGTCTGGGGAAACGCCCAGCGTCCCGGCACCGCTGTGATCGCCGCGGCGGCCCGCTGGCTGGAGGCGCAGCCCGAGGAGAGACCCACTTTCGCCTGGGTGCACCTCTTCGATGCTCACCACCCCTACGCCTGTCCGAAGGCGCCAGGGATCTCCCGGGCCACCACCGACTACGGCCGATGCATCGAGTGGATCGACCACCTGGTGGGGCGACTCCTGGAGGGCTACCGGCGCCTGGGGCGCTACCAGCGAGCCGTGATCGCCCTGACCTCCGACCACGGCGAGAGCCTGGGTGAGCATGGTGAGCGCACCCACGGGATTTTTCTCTATCAGGCGACCCAGCACGTCCCCCTGATCCTGCGGCTGCCCGGCACCGCCGGTGGTCTTCGCATCGATGCGCCGATCCAGCTCGCTGACCTCGCACCGACCCTGCTCGCGGCCCTGGAGCTTCCGCGCCTCGAGGGCGCAGACGGAATCGACCTCGGCCCGGCCTTGCGGGGAGAGGGGCTCCCCGAACGCATCCTCCTCATGGAGAGCTACGCTCCCAGACTGCAGTATGGCTGGCATCCTCTGGTCGCGGCCCGCTCCGGGACGTCGAAGCTGGTGCGCGGCGCCGTCGAAGAGCTCTACGATCTCGAGGCGGATCCCGCGGAGCGAAAGGGGCTGGAAGTGAAGGGCTCCGAGGTCGCCGAGAAGCTGCGAGCCCACCTCGAGCTCGAGCACCGTCCTCCCTCGTCCGAGGAGTCTTTGGCACCGGATTCCGCCACCCAGGAGGAGCTCGGGGCGCTCGGTTATGTCTGGCACGACCCCGGACCGGCCAGCGAGACGGCGCCCCTCGCCGATCCTCGGGATCGAATCGGAACGCTCAACCGCCTCTCCGACGGTGATTCGGCCGCAGCCCGGGGGAACTGGGCCGGGGCCCTGTCGATCTACGAGGAGATCCTCGCGGCCGAGCCACGCAATGCCATCGCCGCACGCAGCAGAGCAGCCGCGCTGCGTGCGCTGGGCAGGCTACCGGAAGCTGCCAGAGCCCTGAGGGAGGCGATCACGCTCTCCCCGCCAGACGCCTCGCTCCATCACAACCTCGGTCAGCTGCTCGTCCAGCTCCGGCAGCTGGAGGACGCCGAGGCAGCCTTCGGTCGAGCGGTGGAGCTCGACCCCGGGCACCATGCCGCCCGGGGCAATCGCTGGAACATCCTCTTCAGCACCGGCCGGCGTGCGGCAGCCATCACCGAGGCCGAGGCCGCGCTCGCGGCGGATCCGAAGGACGGCGAGGCGCGCCTCTTCCTCATCCTCGCGCGAGAGGGAGACAAGGGGCTGCCGGCGACCGCGGCCGCCCTCGAGCGGGCCCGAATCGAACATCCGGAGGATCCGGACCTGCGAGAGGGCCTCGTGAAGATCTACCGTCGCCTTGGGCGCGAGGCCGACGCCCGCGCCCTCGAAGCCTCAGCGCCCTGA
- a CDS encoding sulfatase-like hydrolase/transferase → MSLVLAAGCPREERPEATRQAAQEVRSPAATKTPRDILLVTLDTARADHFGHAGSDVATPNIDALAREGVAFLQAVAPTPTTLPSHSSLMTGRIPPQHGVRTNGTFKLGEEEETLAERLKAAGWKTGAFVAASVLDRKYGLDQGFDAYDDDVGIAGGSGLFQYPRRDGRVVVERALTWLGAQAETQPTFVWVHLFDAHAPYEAPEPERSRYPGRPYAAGIAYVDRVVGELVAGYRRLGRYDRAAMVITSDHGESLGEHGEATHSVFIYDATQRIPLVLRGPGLPGGRQVETQARLIDVMPTLLALAGLEVPARVRGRDLRGLIEGSDQEEPAYIESWVPRLQYGWHELTGLRTGGWKLISGSEDELYDLKGDPREKENLFSVQKEKGEKLRGLLGKLTRAPAGEEAALELDPGTREELGALGYIWVDMSQVQEKPDAPLLDPRVGIVIQGRMDRADGLYTAGRREQAFELYRAVLAENPANDFAARRFGDLLVLSRGCEEAVKVYDRLLARAGSEDARGALLNLGRCFRSSGSPDRAMRWIERAAEAFPDDREVRQERWLILRATGRDAVVAREARAAVGEDALDGAAQAEVALAILTEEGEAAMVAYLESALEKAPESTELHFLVATHFLKAGRLPEADAAYRKVLALKADHEGALISLGRMLLDANRIAEAHALLEVQEGSPLATAKVLAQLAEAKARSNRLEDAVPVAKRAVDIDPGSVEAWRALGSIQLNRGAVSEAIAAYERALALAPKDETTRANLATARKFAAGAKASGR, encoded by the coding sequence ATGTCTCTCGTCCTTGCCGCAGGATGTCCTCGGGAGGAGAGGCCGGAGGCGACCCGGCAGGCGGCTCAGGAGGTCAGGTCTCCTGCCGCGACGAAGACACCCCGAGATATCCTCCTCGTCACCCTCGATACCGCCCGCGCCGATCACTTCGGCCACGCCGGCTCGGACGTCGCCACTCCGAACATCGACGCGCTGGCCCGGGAGGGGGTTGCCTTCCTCCAGGCGGTCGCACCGACGCCTACCACGCTCCCCTCCCACTCCTCGCTCATGACCGGCCGGATCCCACCGCAGCACGGCGTGCGGACGAACGGGACCTTCAAGCTCGGTGAGGAAGAGGAGACCCTCGCCGAGCGCCTGAAGGCGGCGGGCTGGAAGACGGGGGCCTTCGTCGCAGCCTCGGTGCTCGATCGGAAGTACGGGCTCGACCAGGGCTTCGACGCCTACGATGACGACGTGGGGATCGCCGGAGGCTCGGGGCTCTTCCAGTATCCGAGGCGGGACGGCCGGGTCGTGGTCGAGCGCGCCCTCACGTGGCTGGGGGCGCAGGCCGAGACCCAGCCGACCTTCGTCTGGGTCCACCTCTTCGATGCCCACGCACCCTACGAGGCTCCCGAGCCCGAGCGCAGCCGCTACCCGGGGCGCCCCTATGCGGCGGGGATCGCCTATGTCGATCGCGTCGTCGGCGAGCTCGTCGCAGGCTACCGCAGGCTCGGCCGCTACGATCGGGCCGCGATGGTGATCACCTCGGATCACGGGGAGAGTCTGGGCGAGCACGGTGAGGCCACGCACAGCGTCTTCATCTACGATGCGACCCAGAGGATCCCCCTGGTGTTGCGGGGTCCTGGGCTGCCGGGCGGCCGCCAGGTGGAGACGCAGGCACGCCTGATCGATGTGATGCCCACGCTCCTCGCGCTGGCCGGCCTCGAGGTCCCGGCGCGCGTTCGGGGTCGTGACCTGCGTGGGCTGATCGAGGGGTCGGACCAGGAAGAGCCGGCCTACATCGAGAGCTGGGTGCCGCGGCTGCAGTACGGATGGCACGAGCTGACCGGGCTGCGGACCGGTGGATGGAAGCTGATCTCCGGGAGCGAGGACGAGCTCTACGACCTGAAGGGCGATCCCCGGGAGAAGGAGAACCTCTTCAGCGTACAGAAGGAGAAGGGCGAGAAGCTCCGAGGCCTCCTGGGGAAGCTCACGCGGGCGCCAGCAGGAGAGGAGGCTGCGCTCGAGCTGGATCCGGGCACCCGCGAGGAGCTCGGCGCCCTCGGGTACATCTGGGTGGACATGTCCCAGGTCCAGGAGAAGCCAGATGCGCCGCTCCTGGATCCGCGGGTGGGGATCGTGATTCAGGGAAGGATGGACCGGGCCGACGGCCTGTACACCGCCGGGCGCCGCGAGCAGGCCTTCGAGCTCTACCGCGCGGTGCTCGCCGAGAACCCCGCCAACGACTTCGCTGCCAGACGCTTCGGCGATCTGCTGGTCCTGTCCCGTGGCTGTGAGGAGGCGGTGAAGGTCTACGATCGTCTCCTGGCCCGCGCCGGGTCCGAGGATGCGCGCGGGGCGCTCCTGAACCTCGGCCGGTGCTTCCGCTCCAGCGGCAGCCCCGATCGGGCGATGCGGTGGATCGAGCGTGCCGCCGAGGCGTTCCCGGACGATCGGGAGGTGCGCCAGGAGCGCTGGCTGATCCTCCGGGCCACCGGGCGAGATGCCGTCGTGGCGAGAGAGGCGCGGGCCGCCGTTGGAGAGGACGCGCTCGACGGCGCGGCACAGGCCGAGGTTGCGCTGGCGATCCTGACCGAGGAGGGAGAGGCGGCCATGGTCGCGTACCTCGAGTCAGCTCTCGAGAAGGCGCCGGAGAGCACGGAGCTGCACTTCCTCGTCGCCACTCACTTCCTGAAGGCGGGACGCCTCCCCGAGGCCGACGCTGCCTACCGGAAGGTGCTGGCGCTCAAGGCGGATCATGAGGGAGCTCTGATCTCCCTCGGGCGGATGCTCCTCGACGCGAATCGGATCGCCGAGGCGCACGCTCTCCTCGAGGTCCAGGAGGGCTCACCCCTGGCCACCGCGAAGGTGCTGGCTCAGCTCGCCGAGGCCAAGGCCCGCTCGAATCGGTTGGAGGACGCAGTGCCCGTCGCGAAGCGGGCCGTCGACATCGATCCGGGCTCGGTCGAGGCCTGGCGTGCGCTCGGATCCATCCAGCTCAACCGGGGTGCCGTCTCCGAAGCCATCGCTGCCTATGAGCGCGCGCTCGCGCTCGCTCCGAAGGACGAGACCACTCGCGCGAACCTCGCCACGGCCCGCAAGTTCGCGGCGGGTGCGAAGGCCTCAGGGCGCTGA
- a CDS encoding nucleotide sugar dehydrogenase, producing the protein MSHARDELSSRIASGKAVVGVVGLGYVGLPLSLTFARKGVKVVGFDIDPKKIEALEAGRSYLEHLPVEDLGELVGAGMLSPTTDYGRAGECDALLLCVPTPLTRHREPDMSYVEGTARALAPHLRPGQLVILESTTYPGTTRDLLWPLLEEGSGLKVGEELFLAYSPEREDPGNPDFDTQRIPKLVGGLDAPTCEAATALYRLALDEVIPVSSAQVAEMAKIYENVFRAINIALVNELKVLCDKMEMDVWEVIDAAATKPFGFMRFTPGPGLGGHCIPIDPFYLTWKAREFGISTRFIELAGEINNAMPAYVVDRCTDALNDEGKALKGSRVLVLGVAYKPDVDDMRESPALPIMKLLEEKGAEVQFHDPHVALLKPSRKHKRERRSVDLDAARLQATDLVLIVTDHRDVDYGLVGAETKLVVDTRNAMARVDAPRSRVVKA; encoded by the coding sequence GTGAGCCACGCCCGAGACGAACTCTCCTCCCGCATCGCATCAGGCAAGGCAGTCGTCGGCGTCGTCGGCCTCGGCTACGTCGGCCTGCCCCTCTCCCTCACCTTCGCCCGCAAGGGCGTGAAGGTCGTCGGCTTCGACATCGATCCGAAGAAGATCGAGGCGCTCGAGGCCGGCCGCTCCTACCTGGAACACCTGCCGGTGGAGGATCTCGGCGAGCTCGTCGGCGCCGGGATGCTCTCCCCGACCACCGACTACGGCCGGGCCGGCGAGTGCGACGCCCTCCTGCTCTGCGTGCCCACGCCCCTGACCCGCCACCGCGAGCCCGACATGAGCTACGTGGAGGGCACGGCGAGGGCCCTGGCGCCTCACCTGCGCCCGGGGCAGCTGGTGATCCTCGAGTCGACCACCTACCCGGGCACCACCCGGGACCTGCTCTGGCCCCTCCTTGAGGAGGGCAGCGGCCTGAAGGTCGGCGAGGAGCTCTTCCTGGCCTACAGCCCCGAGCGCGAGGATCCGGGCAACCCGGACTTCGACACCCAGCGGATCCCCAAGCTGGTGGGCGGTCTCGACGCGCCGACCTGCGAGGCCGCGACGGCCCTCTACCGCCTCGCCCTCGACGAGGTCATCCCGGTCTCCTCGGCGCAGGTCGCCGAGATGGCGAAGATCTACGAGAACGTCTTCCGGGCCATCAACATCGCCCTGGTCAACGAGCTGAAGGTGCTCTGCGACAAGATGGAGATGGACGTCTGGGAGGTCATCGACGCGGCGGCCACCAAGCCCTTCGGCTTCATGCGCTTCACGCCGGGGCCGGGCCTCGGCGGCCACTGCATCCCGATTGACCCCTTCTACCTGACCTGGAAGGCCCGGGAGTTCGGGATCTCGACCCGCTTCATCGAGCTGGCCGGCGAGATCAACAACGCCATGCCCGCCTACGTGGTCGACCGCTGCACCGACGCGCTGAACGACGAGGGCAAGGCCCTCAAGGGCTCGCGAGTGCTGGTGCTCGGCGTGGCCTACAAGCCCGACGTGGACGACATGCGCGAGTCCCCGGCGCTGCCGATCATGAAGCTGCTCGAGGAGAAGGGCGCGGAAGTTCAGTTCCACGACCCCCACGTGGCGCTCCTGAAGCCCTCCCGGAAGCACAAGCGGGAGCGGCGGTCGGTCGATCTGGACGCAGCCCGGTTGCAGGCCACCGACCTGGTGCTGATCGTCACCGATCACCGCGACGTCGACTACGGGTTGGTGGGCGCGGAGACGAAGCTGGTCGTCGACACTCGCAACGCCATGGCCCGCGTCGATGCTCCGCGGTCCCGGGTGGTGAAGGCCTGA